A single region of the Ornithorhynchus anatinus isolate Pmale09 chromosome 13, mOrnAna1.pri.v4, whole genome shotgun sequence genome encodes:
- the LOC107546990 gene encoding lutzicidin-like produces the protein MAPGIWRVLLLVSVAAALTPALGLSHGEAVNLALDSYNRGPDIKRVFRVFGSVPPPEAAPSPTAIPLNFTVKETVCFKKEKLDLEQCAFRDNGLVRDCTGFVSTAQRPPTVTISCEGPIRTKRFLFSLISAGLGIGGAIANLVRRSRG, from the exons ATGGCGCCTGGCATCTGGAGAGTCCTGCTGCTGGTCAGCGTGGCCGCGGCCCTCACCCCGGCGCTGGGCCTGAGCCACGGAGAGGCCGTGAACCTCGCCCTCGACTCCTACAACAGAGGCCCGGACATCAAACGCGTCTTCCGGGTCTTCGGCTCCGTCCCTCCGCCCGAAGCG GCTCCATCTCCCACCGCCATCCCTCTAAACTTCACGGTGAAGGAGACCGTGTGCTTCAAGAAGGAGAAACTCGATCTGGAGCAGTGCGCCTTCAGAGACAATGGG CTGGTGAGAGACTGCACCGGCTTCGTCTCCACGGCCCAGCGGCCCCCGACCGTCACCATCTCCTGCGAGGGG cccATCCGCACCAAGAGATTCCTGTTTTCACTTATTTCAGCCGGTCTTGGAATAGGAGGTGCCATCGCGAATTTGGTCAGGCGTAGTAGGGGTTAG